The window GAGGCGGCGCGGGTCATCGGCGCGCGCTCCGGGCGTGACACGCCGCTGATGCATGCGCTGAGCCATGCCGCGCTGCAGAGCCCGGAGCTGCTCTGCGCACTGCGCGAAGCACTGGTCCTGCCCGAGTTGGCGGCGATCGACGCCATGGTCCGGCGCGGCAAGGAGCGCGGCGAGATCACCGAGGACAACGCGGGCGCGGAGTTCGTCTCCGCGCAACTGCTGGGCGTGATGCGCGCCAGGCCGCTGCTGGAGGCGAAGATCGCGGATGAGGCATATCTCACTCGCTTCGTGGAGAGCGCCGTTTTTCCGTCACTAGGTCTGGATCCGGCAACGACCGGGTCCTGCTGAACGTGGGCCGTCGTCCGAGCGGATGACGAGGGCCCGCCTGCGCCGCACCGTGGGGACGGGGGCGGCGCACCGTCCGGTCGGCCGGTGACTTCTTCGGGAGTCACCGGCCGCCCGCGTTTCACGTGTCCGTCCCCCTCGACAGCTGTCCGGTCCCGGCTACCAGCCATCAAACAAACGATTGGTAGATTACTGTCGCATTCGGCACGCACTTCGGCAACAGCAGGGGTGGACCATGGACATCGGCAATCCGGTCGACTTCACGGGGCGAGCGGTCATCGTCACCGGCGGCACCAAGGGCATCGGCGCCGCGATCGCCGAGATGTTCCTCGCCGCGGGCGCAGAGGTGATGGTCTGCGGGCGCAACGAGCCGCCGGCACCGCCCGAGGCGGGTGGGCGGACGGCTCACTTCCGGTCGGTCGACGTCCGGGACCCGGCCGCGGCCGCCGGTCTCGTCGACGCCGCCGTGGAGCGGTTCGGACGGCTGGACGTGCTGGTCAACAATGCGGGCGGCTCCCCCGACGCCGATGCGGCGACCATGTCCCCGCGGTTCGTCGAGAAGATCGTCGCGCTCAATCTGCTGGCCCCGTTCTATGTGGCGCAGGCGGCGAACCGGATCATGCAGGGCCAGCAGGACGGCGGCTCGGTCGTCAACATCGGCAGCGTCTCCGCCCACACCCCGCAGCCGGGCACCGCCGCCTACACGGCAGCGAAGGCCGGCCTGCTGGCCCTGACCCGGGCGCTGGCGCTGGAGTGGGCACCGAAGGTGCGCGTCAACCACATCACGACCGGACTGATCCGCACCGAGAGCGCGGTGCCGGTGTACGGCGAGGACGGTGGTGCGGCGGTGGCGGGCGTCATTCCGATGGGGCGGATGGCCGTGCCGGACGACGTCGCGCGCGCCTGTCTCTATCTGGCCGGCGACTTCGCTCCGTACGTCAACGGCGCCGATCTGGCGGTGCACGGGGGCGGCGAGGTGCCGGCCAGGTTCCTCGTCGCGAAGGGCGGTCGACGTCGAGACGCGCACCCTGAACCTTTTTCGTCCTCTTGACGATATCGATCGGGCTCCCTTATCGTCTCCATGACGAGAATCGAGGGGGATCCGACATGGCCGACATCACCAAGCGGTTCGGCTGGCGCCATCTGCGCTCCGCACCCACCGCCCACATCCGCCACCACAAGCGCGGACGACTGGCGCACGACGGGGCGGGACTGAGCTTCTGGTACCGGTCACTGAGCGCCGCACTATCCGAAGTGCCGGTCAACGACCGGGAGTTGGCGATGGCCTTCCACGCGCGTACGTCCGACTTCCAGGACGTCACCGTGCAGGCCACTGTGACGTACCGGATCAGCGACCCGGCCGAGGCCGCCGCCCGGCTCGACTTCTCCGTCGACCCGGACACCGGCGGCTGGCGCGGTGCGCCGCTGGAGCAGATCGCCACACTCCTCACCGAAACGGCCCAGCAGCACACCCTGGACGTGCTGGCACGCACCCCGCTGGCCGGGGCGCTGGTCGACGGAGTCGCGTCGGTACGGAACCGGGTCGCCGAAGGACTTGCCGCCGAGCCCCGGCTGCCCGCCACCGGCATCGACGTGGTTGCCGTACGGGTCGTCGCGATCCGACCCGAGGCCGAGGTGGAGC is drawn from Streptomyces sp. NBC_01717 and contains these coding sequences:
- a CDS encoding TetR/AcrR family transcriptional regulator gives rise to the protein MSSHDSVQEPAHTPRRSKITPERAQELYTAVLDLLRESGYESLTMEGVASRTRCGKSTLYRQWGSKPELVVAALHSTRQMLLSHIDTGTLAGDLREAARVIGARSGRDTPLMHALSHAALQSPELLCALREALVLPELAAIDAMVRRGKERGEITEDNAGAEFVSAQLLGVMRARPLLEAKIADEAYLTRFVESAVFPSLGLDPATTGSC
- a CDS encoding SDR family oxidoreductase; this encodes MDIGNPVDFTGRAVIVTGGTKGIGAAIAEMFLAAGAEVMVCGRNEPPAPPEAGGRTAHFRSVDVRDPAAAAGLVDAAVERFGRLDVLVNNAGGSPDADAATMSPRFVEKIVALNLLAPFYVAQAANRIMQGQQDGGSVVNIGSVSAHTPQPGTAAYTAAKAGLLALTRALALEWAPKVRVNHITTGLIRTESAVPVYGEDGGAAVAGVIPMGRMAVPDDVARACLYLAGDFAPYVNGADLAVHGGGEVPARFLVAKGGRRRDAHPEPFSSS
- a CDS encoding SPFH domain-containing protein yields the protein MADITKRFGWRHLRSAPTAHIRHHKRGRLAHDGAGLSFWYRSLSAALSEVPVNDRELAMAFHARTSDFQDVTVQATVTYRISDPAEAAARLDFSVDPDTGGWRGAPLEQIATLLTETAQQHTLDVLARTPLAGALVDGVASVRNRVAEGLAAEPRLPATGIDVVAVRVVAIRPEAEVERALRTPAREQIQQEADRATYERRAVAVERERTIAENELASQIELARREEQLVEQRGTNTRREAEENAAADGVRAEAEAARKVRLARAEAAAAREVGAAHAESQAAWLRVHAEVDTGTLHALAATWFAENLPRIDSVTLSPDVLTGLLTRLGRPDPEARA